A DNA window from Betta splendens chromosome 6, fBetSpl5.4, whole genome shotgun sequence contains the following coding sequences:
- the tmem266 gene encoding transmembrane protein 266, whose product MFAHNSKTLNMSNLQAAPKAGASELEVISQQVEEDSQCVAPVQLLSFYRDLPLAALDISLPGSQLISNPDEEDNRDGSNCLKPCCGRRAALWQVCLLSAGFNCFLVACVVLVVVLLTLELLIDAKLLQFSNAPQFASIIHWISLGVLSVFFTETVFRIVVLGIWDYIENKVEVFDGAVIVLSLAPMVASTVANGPSSPWDAIGLIVTLRIWRVKRIIDAYVLQVKVEMEMEIQQCEKAKAVRDEQLDRLTQICQEQAFEIRQLRAHLAQQDLDLVAEREAAMQIHHMWGKQNSSFQEVDGLGPGASEHNGPAKAREPGGPAGHHGQDDMNNYISQYYSEPSSDMGIPDPARVITTAAIDVHRPNNPSQPLSSLASADAAPSGRLRRTGSSLSEASTTTASRSSFSARQHSASSHTLGSSTDCSSTVREASTSTDFSDQRCYPPPYSSPLAVGAQRGSPSAVVQELLSSLSEESCLTQKGLDPVNLKPPSPTGSTKTSPELEHRVNIYNKRNQESRVGLHSKPLIHLQANEPLLEEKYRMMEPVDATVNRLSET is encoded by the exons ATGTTTGCTCACAACAGCAAGACCCTCAACATGAGCAACCTCCA GGCTGCTCCCAAGGCCGGGGCCTCAGAGTTGGAGGTGATCtcccagcaggtggaggaggacagtcAGTGTGTGGCCCCCGTCCAGCTGCTCAGCTTCTACAGAGACTTGCCTTTGGCCGCTCTGGACATCTCCCTCCCCGGGTCGCAGCTCATCTCCAACCCAGACGAAGAGGACAACAGAGACGG GTCCAACTGCCTGAAGCCCTGCTGTGGACGGCGCGCGGCGCTGTGGCAGGTGTGTCTGCTGTCGGCCGGCTTCAACTGCTTCCTGGTGGCCTGCGTCGtcctggtggtggtgctgctgacgctggagctgctcatcgacgccaagctgctgcagt TTTCCAACGCGCCCCAGTTCGCCAGCATCATCCACTGGATCAGCCTGGGCGTCCTCTCCGTCTTCTTCACCgag ACTGTGTTCCGGATCGTGGTGTTGGGGATATGGGATTACATCGAGAACAAAGTAGAG GTGTTTGACGGCGCCGTCATCGTCCTCTCTCTGGCCCCCATGGTGGCCTCCACAGTGGCCAACGGCCCCAGCAGCCCCTGGGACGCCATCGGCCTCATCGTCACCCTGCGAATCTGGAGGGTCAAAAGGATCATTGATG CCTATGTGCTGCAAGTGaaggtggagatggagatggagatccAGCAGTGCGAGAAGGCCAAGGCAGTGAGGGATGAACAGCTGGACCGCCTTACCCAGATCTGCCAGGAACAGGCG TTTGAAATCAGGCAGCTGAGGGCCCACCTGGCGCAGCAAGACCTGGATCTGGTAGCTGAGCGGGAAGCGGCCATGCAGATCCACCACATGTGGGgcaaacagaacagcagcttcCAGGAGGTGGACGGACTGGGCCCTGGGGCCTCCGAGCATAACGGCCCGGCCAAAGCCAGGGAGCCCGGTGGACCCGCAG GTCACCACGGCCAGGATGACATGAACAACTACATCAGCCAGTACTACAGCGAGCCCAGCAGCG ATATGGGCATCCCCGACCCCGCGCGCGTCATCACCACGGCGGCCATAGACGTGCACCGGCCCAACAACCCCAGCCAGCCGCTCTCCTCGCTGGCCAGCGCCGACGCGGCGCCGTCGGGCCGCCTGCGGCGCACCGGCAGCTCGCTCAGCGAGGCCTCCACCACCACGGCGTCCCGCAGCAGCTTCAGCGCGCGCCAGCACAGCGCCAGCAGCCACACGCTGGGCTCCAGCACGGACTGCAGCTCCACCGTGCGTgaggcctccacctccacggaCTTCAGCGACCAGCGCTGCTACCCCCCGCCCTACAGCAGCCCGCTGGCCGTGGGCGCCCAGCGCGGGAGCCCCAGCGCCGTGGTGCAGGAGCTGCTCTCGTCTCTGTCCGAGGAGTCGTGTCTCACCCAGAAGGGCCTGGACCCCGTCAACCTTAAACCGCCCAGTCCGACGGGCTCCACCAAAACCAGCCCCGAGCTGGAGCACAGGGTCAACATCTACAACAAGAGGAATCAGGAAAGCCGAGTGGGGCTGCACTCCAAGCCACTCATCCATCTACAGGCCAACGAGCCTCTTCTGGAGGAGAAGTACAGGATGATGGAGCCAGTAGACGCCACAGTCAATCGACTGTCGGAGACATAG
- the LOC114857148 gene encoding pro-neuregulin-4, membrane-bound isoform-like gives MAEHGDPCDGQEASYCMNEGTCYKIPSIDGTYILSCVCNKDYKGGRCEHFQLPSKVSDPGEAGLIAAVTIVALLILVVLAVVIYYTHKTLKAKQQNQQNTPQPYWRVNPTSMSTPTHV, from the exons ATGGCAG AGCACGGTGACCCCTGTGATGGGCAGGAAGCCTCCTACTGCATGAACGAGGGGACGTGCTACAAAATACCGTCTATAGACGGCACATACATTCTCTCCTGCGT GTGCAATAAGGATTACAAAGGCGGCAGATGTGAGCATTTCCAGCTCCCAAGCAAGGTCAGCGACCCTGGAGAGGCCGGGTTAATTGCAGCCGTGACCATTGTTGCCCTCCTAATTTTAGTAGTGCTGGCGGTTGTTATCTACTACACACACAA GACGCTGAAAGccaagcagcagaaccagcagaacactCCGCAGCCGTATTGGAGGGTGAACCCCACGAGTATGAGCACACCTACGCATGTCTGA
- the lactb gene encoding serine beta-lactamase-like protein LACTB, mitochondrial isoform X2, giving the protein MSWLFLPNRVCANCALFAVRESHLLSLRAGARVKPRLSEKRRVFEQQRRYVGGSHTASKHRSRSGVWVCGLGVGLAVAVGLKHRTDTTGSCDADAEVEGTARYSAAIRVSRELVERIKAEVGAPGVVVGVSVDGVQVWCEGLGYADLENRVPCSPQTVMRIASISKPLTAAAAARLCEEGKLELDVPVQQYVPEFPQKQFDGRAVTITPRMILSHLSGIRHYEKDANRVKEDKEKAKRLLKPPVTKKENDKSTCEDNHKTTTEQNTKAKEAPKAQKKKEFEQEEYYLKDNFESVTQALDLFKDDPLIFEPGTTFLYSTHAFTLLSAAMERAAGRRFLDVMMNMFREIGMLDTVPDENEPIVYHRSRFYHLNKRGRVVNCPYVDNSYKWAGGGFLSTAGDLLLFGNALLYSYQVAHIKDTESFLPGFLKPQTVIDLWAPVDGTDPGWDKDGAYAQGWLVVEKLQKYGECRKRRHYVSHTGGAVGASSVLLVLPCEEMCPSRGQAPVLPQGVVVTIITNMQSVGLNNTALKIAQAFDKARSL; this is encoded by the exons ATGTCGTGGCTATTTCTGCCGAACCGTGTTTGTGCCAATTGTGCCCTGTTTGCAGTGCGTGAGTCCCATTTGCTGTCGCTTCGAGCCGGAGCGAGAGTTAAACCGCGGCTCTCAGAGAAGCGGAGGGTTTTCGAACAACAGAGACGATACGTCGGGGGGTCGCACACTGCCTCTAAACACCGGTCCCGGTCCGGGGTGTGGGTGTGCGGGCTCGGCGTGGGTCTGGCTGTAGCCGTCGGCCTGAAGCACCGAACTGACACCACCGGTTCGTGTGACGCAGATGCTGAAGTAGAGGGGACGGCTCGATACAGCGCTGCCATCAGAGTTAGCAGAGAGCTCGTGGAGCGGATAAAG GCTGAGGTGGGGGCTCCGGGTGTAGTGGTCGGAGTCTCTGTGGATGGGGTTCAGGTGTGGTGTGAAG GGCTGGGCTATGCTGATTTGGAGAACCGGGTGCCCTGCAGTCCTCAGACTGTGATGCGTATCGCCAGCATCAGTAAACccctcacagctgcagctgctgcccgaCTGTGTGAGGAAGGGAAGCTGGAGCTTGATGTGCCGGTCCAGCAGTACGTCCCAGAATTTCCCCAGAAGCAATTTGATGGACGGGCT GTCACTATAACCCCCCGGATGATTCTGTCTCATCTAAGTGGTATACGCCATTATGAGAAGGATGCAAATAGGGtgaaggaggacaaggagaaggCGAAGCGACTTTTAAAGCCACCTGTAACAAAGAAAGAGAATGACAAAAGCACTTGTGAAGACAATCACAAAACCACAACGGAACAAAACACCAAAGCCAAAGAAGCTCCTAAGGCTCAGAAGAAAAAAGAGTTTGAGCAGGAGGAGTATTACTTGAAAGACAACTTTGAAAGTGTCACTCAGGCCTTAGACCTCTTCAAGGACGATCCACTCATTTTTGAACCTG gCACCACTTTTTTGTACTCCACCCACGCCTTCACGCTGCTAAGTGCTGCTATGGAGCGGGCCGCTGGCCGTCGCTTCCTGGATGTCATGATGAACATGTTCCGTGAAATCGGCATGTTGGACACGGTTCCTGATGAGAACGAGCCTATTGTTTACCACCGCTCCAG ATTTTACCATCTTAACAAAAGAGGACGCGTTGTGAACTGCCCATATGTAGATAACTCCTACAAGTGGGCAGGAGGCGGCTTCCTGTCCACCGCCGGTGACCTGCTGCTCTTCGGAAACGCGCTGCTCTATAGCTACCAGGTTGCTCACATTAAGGACACGGAGAGCTTCCTGCCTGGCTTCCTCAAACCCCAAACTGTCATAGATTTGTGGGCACCTGTTGATGGAACAGACCCTGGCTGGGATAAAGATGGAGCGTATGCCCAGGGCTGGTTGGTGGTGGAAAAACTGCAGAAATATGGTGAATGCAGGAAGCGCAGACACTACGTGTCGCACACAGGAGGTGCTGTGGGGGctagcagcgtcctgctggtgTTACCTTGCGAGGAGATGTGCCCGAGCCGAGGACAAGCCCCCGTCCTCCCACAGGGGGTGGTGGTCACCATTATCACTAACATGCAGTCTGTGGGACTCAACAACACAGCGCTGAAAATTGCGCAGGCATTTGACAAAGCCCGAAGCCTGTGA
- the lactb gene encoding serine beta-lactamase-like protein LACTB, mitochondrial isoform X1, producing the protein MSWLFLPNRVCANCALFAVRESHLLSLRAGARVKPRLSEKRRVFEQQRRYVGGSHTASKHRSRSGVWVCGLGVGLAVAVGLKHRTDTTGSCDADAEVEGTARYSAAIRVSRELVERIKVGAEAEVGAPGVVVGVSVDGVQVWCEGLGYADLENRVPCSPQTVMRIASISKPLTAAAAARLCEEGKLELDVPVQQYVPEFPQKQFDGRAVTITPRMILSHLSGIRHYEKDANRVKEDKEKAKRLLKPPVTKKENDKSTCEDNHKTTTEQNTKAKEAPKAQKKKEFEQEEYYLKDNFESVTQALDLFKDDPLIFEPGTTFLYSTHAFTLLSAAMERAAGRRFLDVMMNMFREIGMLDTVPDENEPIVYHRSRFYHLNKRGRVVNCPYVDNSYKWAGGGFLSTAGDLLLFGNALLYSYQVAHIKDTESFLPGFLKPQTVIDLWAPVDGTDPGWDKDGAYAQGWLVVEKLQKYGECRKRRHYVSHTGGAVGASSVLLVLPCEEMCPSRGQAPVLPQGVVVTIITNMQSVGLNNTALKIAQAFDKARSL; encoded by the exons ATGTCGTGGCTATTTCTGCCGAACCGTGTTTGTGCCAATTGTGCCCTGTTTGCAGTGCGTGAGTCCCATTTGCTGTCGCTTCGAGCCGGAGCGAGAGTTAAACCGCGGCTCTCAGAGAAGCGGAGGGTTTTCGAACAACAGAGACGATACGTCGGGGGGTCGCACACTGCCTCTAAACACCGGTCCCGGTCCGGGGTGTGGGTGTGCGGGCTCGGCGTGGGTCTGGCTGTAGCCGTCGGCCTGAAGCACCGAACTGACACCACCGGTTCGTGTGACGCAGATGCTGAAGTAGAGGGGACGGCTCGATACAGCGCTGCCATCAGAGTTAGCAGAGAGCTCGTGGAGCGGATAAAGGTAGGCGCAGAG GCTGAGGTGGGGGCTCCGGGTGTAGTGGTCGGAGTCTCTGTGGATGGGGTTCAGGTGTGGTGTGAAG GGCTGGGCTATGCTGATTTGGAGAACCGGGTGCCCTGCAGTCCTCAGACTGTGATGCGTATCGCCAGCATCAGTAAACccctcacagctgcagctgctgcccgaCTGTGTGAGGAAGGGAAGCTGGAGCTTGATGTGCCGGTCCAGCAGTACGTCCCAGAATTTCCCCAGAAGCAATTTGATGGACGGGCT GTCACTATAACCCCCCGGATGATTCTGTCTCATCTAAGTGGTATACGCCATTATGAGAAGGATGCAAATAGGGtgaaggaggacaaggagaaggCGAAGCGACTTTTAAAGCCACCTGTAACAAAGAAAGAGAATGACAAAAGCACTTGTGAAGACAATCACAAAACCACAACGGAACAAAACACCAAAGCCAAAGAAGCTCCTAAGGCTCAGAAGAAAAAAGAGTTTGAGCAGGAGGAGTATTACTTGAAAGACAACTTTGAAAGTGTCACTCAGGCCTTAGACCTCTTCAAGGACGATCCACTCATTTTTGAACCTG gCACCACTTTTTTGTACTCCACCCACGCCTTCACGCTGCTAAGTGCTGCTATGGAGCGGGCCGCTGGCCGTCGCTTCCTGGATGTCATGATGAACATGTTCCGTGAAATCGGCATGTTGGACACGGTTCCTGATGAGAACGAGCCTATTGTTTACCACCGCTCCAG ATTTTACCATCTTAACAAAAGAGGACGCGTTGTGAACTGCCCATATGTAGATAACTCCTACAAGTGGGCAGGAGGCGGCTTCCTGTCCACCGCCGGTGACCTGCTGCTCTTCGGAAACGCGCTGCTCTATAGCTACCAGGTTGCTCACATTAAGGACACGGAGAGCTTCCTGCCTGGCTTCCTCAAACCCCAAACTGTCATAGATTTGTGGGCACCTGTTGATGGAACAGACCCTGGCTGGGATAAAGATGGAGCGTATGCCCAGGGCTGGTTGGTGGTGGAAAAACTGCAGAAATATGGTGAATGCAGGAAGCGCAGACACTACGTGTCGCACACAGGAGGTGCTGTGGGGGctagcagcgtcctgctggtgTTACCTTGCGAGGAGATGTGCCCGAGCCGAGGACAAGCCCCCGTCCTCCCACAGGGGGTGGTGGTCACCATTATCACTAACATGCAGTCTGTGGGACTCAACAACACAGCGCTGAAAATTGCGCAGGCATTTGACAAAGCCCGAAGCCTGTGA